The Mesorhizobium sp. M3A.F.Ca.ET.080.04.2.1 genome contains the following window.
TAAGAGGAGAGTTCTTCCGAATTAACGAGCCATGCCACCCTCTCGTCAAACTGATATGTCGATTCCGCAATAGCCCACCGCGAAGACCACTGTATGAAGTTCGACTCATAATCCTGGATGAAATACACAGCCTTGGCGCGCCTCCCAAAGGCCTTCTCCTGGAACTGCGCAATCGAAGTGCGCAGATATTCGGACCACCAGGCCGTTGAGATGTACACATCGTCTCTACGCACATCCATGCGACGCGTACGGTCGAACGCCTCGAAAACGACTGCCTGACTATCAACTGCATTCAGCGTAAACTCTTGAAAATTACCAAGGTGATTCGGCTCGACTGCTGAGTCGAGAACAACAATTCTCTTGTCAAAGCTGGATAGCTGGGCAGACAGTTCGTCAAACGTCTTGATGGCCGTCGAGATCCCGCCAAACACCCATAGCGGATCTATGGTAGGCAACAGTAAATTTATTCTCGGTCTATGAATATTTGACTTTACCAACCTCAATGGCCGAAGTTCTGGGTATTCTCTGCTCATCAAAAGATCTGATCGCCCAGGCTCCTCGAAAAGCGGTAGGTAAACCTTTTGCAGGATACTCGATTCCCCTGGGTTTTCGACTGTAAGAAGGCCTTTTGATCGAACATCAGCATTGTTTTGGACCTTCAGCCAATGAAATCCGGCACATTCGGCAAAATGGAGATAAGTTCGCTCAATCGCGTGCGCCAATGTGCCGTCGACCTGACCTACCTCGTTTGGAAAATCATCGAACGTCAAACCCAACTCAAGGAGCGGCTTCAAAGCCGCAGACCGGCCCCAAAACATGGATCCGGATGGAAATTCTAGGAAGCTATCCTTACTAAGATTCCAATGAGCTTTCGCCAGAAGAGCTTGCGCAGCTTCGAAATCGAACCCCCAATTCAGCATTCCGCGTATAGGACCAAAATGCTGAGGAAATACAACGCCTAGATTCGCATCTGAAGAAAAGAGCGCCAAAATCGACCTAACGATCTCTTTTGATCCAATAAGGTTCCTAAGTAAATATTCTCGCCATCCTTTCAGTGAATCCAAATGCGGCGATTTCTTCGTATGCAGATGGAGAAATATCTCATGGGTATCGTATACATCACGAAATCCAACGATTTTCGGCGCAATATCTCGGCCCCTATTCTGAAAAACTCGAACTTCCACGTTGCGGAATCCGTTTCGAATGCAAATATCTAGTATTGCCCTTTTTTTCACCTCGTCCGACGTTGATATATATAGAGAGAATTTTTGCTCAATGTTCTTAAAATACGGGATTAGTTCCTGAAAAACATCTGTATAAAACGCATGGACGATCACTGCAATATTTTCCGGCATCGGAACGGCAGCGGTATTCGGAAGCGGTATCCGGAGGGCGAGATCATCTTCAGGAAAAGGGCGCCGCGCATTCGTCGCGCCATCCTTGTTGAAAAATAAAAAGGCGGGGCTGAGACGCGGCTTTCCAACCCGAATAAGGGAACGCCTTCTTGCGAGGAAGCGGAGCGCTCTTACCCCGGTAGACTGCAGTCCTTCGGTTTTAAGGATATGGAGAGCGCGGGTTACCAATGAGAGCGCCATGCGCATTCTGAACCTTCTTATTGGATATCGGGTAACTCGGGAAATCGCTCGTTGATACCTCCTTCACCACAGCATGAGAGCCGTCAAGGCCCGCTGGTATCCATCAGACAGCGGTTGCAGTTGTCCGCCTACCGACAGATCGGACAACGTACAGGATCCTACACCGTGAAATCAGCACGCAGGCCAGCTTCTTATCAGATGATATAAGGAACCCTACCAGAAAGTTCTCCAGGGGGATTGGGCCCGCACACGTGCCGTCATCGGTTTCTGCCAGTCACCCCTACGCCGCCAAATAAAAGCAGCACTTCCCCGTTTTGACCTCACCGTGGCATGTTCACCGGTACGACGTGGATCGCCGGCGTGCCGGTTGCCGCGCACATTGGTCGCGGGGCTTCGGCTTCCTATTCCGATCCAAATGTTTTATTCGCTGCCGATTGAACGTCGATGAGGTATCCGTTGGTTTTGGCGGCCGAAAGCATAACTAAAGCCCAGGACGCATTGCGTGACATTGCCGAAGCGATCGACAAGCATCACCTTGCGACGACATTCGGGTGGCAGGATGTGGCTCAACGTTATCGCAGGTCGCGCGTCGGCGCCTTTTGGCTAACGATCAATATGGGCGTGCTCATTGGCGCCTTGGGCCTTATATTTGGAAACTTGTTTAGGTCTCCTATGCAGGAGTACCTTCCGTTCATCTGCAGCGGCGTGATCATCTGGGGCTTCATCTCCTCCTGCCTCAACGAAGGCTGCACAAGTTTTATCAGCGCCGAAGCCATAATTCTTCAGGTTCGCATGCCATTATTTACACATATTTTAAGAACTGCATTTCGGAATATGGTTATATTTGCTCATAATCTTGTTATTTTTCCGATTGTGATTTTAGTTCTTGGACGCAACTTTTCCTTATGTACTATGCTATCAATCGTTGGATTCATTTTTGTCTCTTTGAATTTGCTTTGGATGATGCTTGTTCTTGGCGTTGTCTGCGCT
Protein-coding sequences here:
- a CDS encoding rhamnan synthesis F family protein; the encoded protein is MRMALSLVTRALHILKTEGLQSTGVRALRFLARRRSLIRVGKPRLSPAFLFFNKDGATNARRPFPEDDLALRIPLPNTAAVPMPENIAVIVHAFYTDVFQELIPYFKNIEQKFSLYISTSDEVKKRAILDICIRNGFRNVEVRVFQNRGRDIAPKIVGFRDVYDTHEIFLHLHTKKSPHLDSLKGWREYLLRNLIGSKEIVRSILALFSSDANLGVVFPQHFGPIRGMLNWGFDFEAAQALLAKAHWNLSKDSFLEFPSGSMFWGRSAALKPLLELGLTFDDFPNEVGQVDGTLAHAIERTYLHFAECAGFHWLKVQNNADVRSKGLLTVENPGESSILQKVYLPLFEEPGRSDLLMSREYPELRPLRLVKSNIHRPRINLLLPTIDPLWVFGGISTAIKTFDELSAQLSSFDKRIVVLDSAVEPNHLGNFQEFTLNAVDSQAVVFEAFDRTRRMDVRRDDVYISTAWWSEYLRTSIAQFQEKAFGRRAKAVYFIQDYESNFIQWSSRWAIAESTYQFDERVAWLVNSEELSSYISRRFGRTDQMVIPFRINETIRRSVRLVPKERIILCYGRPTAARNCFEIIVDGLSLWQQRNPIEASKWHVVFLGENFDENRIWPIQNGSVPGKVSLEEYAKYLSRSCVGISLMISPHPSYPPLEMAYSGLITVSNNYDAKEIVRRSENFVALDQVTPDTLALAVARSVELAEEKIGLICEHKEIIEIPFVGTKYDPTDLAAFLTN
- a CDS encoding ABC transporter permease, whose translation is MVLAAESITKAQDALRDIAEAIDKHHLATTFGWQDVAQRYRRSRVGAFWLTINMGVLIGALGLIFGNLFRSPMQEYLPFICSGVIIWGFISSCLNEGCTSFISAEAIILQVRMPLFTHILRTAFRNMVIFAHNLVIFPIVILVLGRNFSLCTMLSIVGFIFVSLNLLWMMLVLGVVCARYRDLTQVIQNLLQVFFYITPVMWQIKTLPETASRYLFDLNPFYHLVTIVREPLLGEAPAAMSWSVVVAMMACGWVFAIWFFGRYRQRIAYWL